The proteins below are encoded in one region of Paenibacillus sp. YYML68:
- a CDS encoding polysaccharide deacetylase family protein: protein MTRTLLICMLTAIIAFSLLGLWSVNPDHTYRNQVAVLMYHHVHPTDRSSSTISPDLFREQLAFLKANGYQFITLDAFKRFYEGEPVPDKAVLVTFDDGYTSFHEHALPILKELDVPAVNFIVTEDLDAPGVKPIPTLTREEALDIVGYKPGMFDLQCHSHALHYKVGDEGALTGRLLIHGHPENEAEYKQRVERDSEACARSLAELYDGDVSRTNTFAYPFGIHSELAQSIIQQEGFDYAFTIVSGMATRNSLPLEIPRINAGHPDVLPEHLDKQIQLRVERAAWMR from the coding sequence ATGACCCGAACGCTGCTAATCTGTATGCTTACCGCTATAATCGCCTTCAGCCTGCTCGGGCTGTGGAGCGTCAATCCCGATCATACGTACCGTAATCAAGTTGCCGTTCTCATGTATCACCATGTTCATCCGACCGATCGCAGCTCCAGCACGATCAGCCCGGACTTATTCCGCGAGCAGCTGGCCTTCCTGAAGGCTAACGGGTATCAGTTCATTACGCTGGATGCGTTCAAGCGCTTCTACGAAGGAGAGCCTGTACCGGATAAGGCGGTGCTCGTCACGTTCGACGATGGGTACACGAGCTTCCACGAGCACGCGTTGCCAATCTTGAAGGAGCTTGACGTCCCTGCGGTGAACTTCATCGTGACCGAGGACCTGGATGCGCCAGGGGTGAAGCCGATCCCGACGCTGACCCGCGAGGAGGCGCTGGACATCGTCGGCTATAAGCCGGGCATGTTCGATCTGCAATGTCACTCCCATGCGCTTCATTATAAGGTCGGCGACGAGGGCGCGCTGACCGGTCGGCTGCTCATACACGGACACCCTGAGAATGAAGCGGAGTACAAGCAGCGTGTGGAGCGTGACAGCGAAGCATGCGCACGCTCGCTAGCCGAGCTGTACGATGGCGACGTCTCGCGCACCAATACGTTCGCCTATCCGTTCGGCATCCATTCCGAGCTCGCCCAGTCGATCATCCAGCAGGAGGGCTTCGACTACGCGTTCACGATCGTGAGCGGCATGGCTACGCGGAACAGCCTACCGCTCGAAATTCCGCGCATCAACGCCGGCCATCCTGATGTGCTGCCGGAGCATCTGGACAAGCAGATCCAGCTGCGCGTCGAGCGGGCGGCGTGGATGCGCTAG
- a CDS encoding ribonuclease H-like YkuK family protein: MMFISPSIGSVTLEEMVLELHDYVGQDPNSLYKIVIGTDSHTTRRTTTLITAVVIHRIGRGARFFYRKKNNRPLFDLRTRIYKETELSLELVDVLNRKGMDDLLARWPLEIHIDIGQQGETKALIQEICGWVTSVGYEARIKPLSFGASSVADRFAE; this comes from the coding sequence ATCATGTTCATTAGCCCAAGTATTGGCTCGGTCACTCTTGAAGAGATGGTGCTCGAACTGCATGATTATGTCGGCCAAGATCCCAATTCCCTGTACAAGATTGTGATCGGTACCGATTCCCACACAACCCGCCGTACAACGACACTCATTACCGCTGTTGTCATACACCGTATTGGTCGAGGGGCCCGATTTTTTTACCGTAAAAAAAATAACCGTCCGCTGTTCGATCTGCGCACGCGGATTTATAAGGAAACAGAGCTCAGCCTGGAGCTTGTTGACGTGCTGAATCGTAAAGGGATGGACGACCTGCTGGCCCGCTGGCCGCTCGAGATCCATATTGACATCGGACAGCAGGGCGAGACGAAGGCGCTCATTCAAGAAATATGCGGCTGGGTCACCTCGGTCGGCTACGAGGCACGTATCAAGCCGCTTAGCTTCGGGGCCAGCTCTGTGGCCGACCGATTCGCAGAATAA
- a CDS encoding sulfite exporter TauE/SafE family protein: MKQLIVFSIIGFIAQLIDGAMGMGYGATSATLLLMFGVAPAVASASIHMAEIATTAASGASHLWFKNVDRNIMWKLVVPGSISAFLGAAFLSSIPGQHVKPVVSILLLLLGAYIMLRFLFPQGSGTNANGARPRRSFLIPVGIVGGFFDAVGGGGWGPIATPMLLTQKGISPRKAIGTVDTSEFAIAVSATLGFIIFLGWDQFHWPWVFAFMIGGVIAAPLAAWLVKILPAYMLGVIVGGFIILTNSMTIVKAAALPASWATVVYATVILVWVSAILYQLKNRKQLVPVH, encoded by the coding sequence ATGAAGCAGCTTATTGTTTTTTCAATCATCGGCTTTATCGCACAGCTTATCGATGGCGCTATGGGAATGGGCTACGGTGCAACCTCGGCGACATTGCTGCTCATGTTCGGCGTCGCCCCGGCCGTCGCCTCCGCCTCCATCCATATGGCCGAGATTGCGACGACGGCAGCGTCTGGCGCCTCGCACCTGTGGTTCAAGAACGTAGACCGCAACATCATGTGGAAGCTCGTCGTACCGGGCTCGATCAGCGCCTTCCTCGGAGCTGCCTTCTTGAGCAGCATACCGGGGCAGCATGTGAAGCCGGTCGTCTCGATTTTACTGCTATTACTCGGTGCGTACATTATGCTCCGGTTCTTATTCCCTCAGGGCAGCGGCACGAATGCGAATGGCGCACGTCCGCGGCGGTCGTTCCTCATCCCGGTAGGTATTGTCGGCGGCTTCTTCGACGCAGTCGGCGGCGGCGGCTGGGGCCCGATTGCGACCCCTATGCTGCTCACGCAGAAGGGAATATCTCCGCGTAAGGCGATCGGTACGGTCGATACGAGCGAGTTCGCGATTGCTGTCTCCGCTACGCTAGGCTTTATCATCTTCCTCGGATGGGATCAATTTCATTGGCCGTGGGTGTTCGCCTTCATGATCGGCGGCGTCATCGCAGCCCCGCTAGCAGCCTGGCTAGTCAAGATATTGCCCGCCTATATGCTCGGCGTCATCGTCGGTGGCTTCATTATATTAACGAACTCGATGACGATTGTGAAAGCCGCTGCGCTGCCTGCCTCATGGGCAACGGTCGTGTATGCGACGGTCATTCTGGTGTGGGTATCCGCCATTCTGTATCAGCTTAAAAATCGCAAGCAGCTGGTACCGGTTCACTAA
- a CDS encoding AIM24 family protein: MNIQTETRTRTLIPSLAPQASAAEAGAEGQAAVVELAEGETAHVLHPSRIIAFEGESRAREDRFLNLSGMYRKKSWVESRITGEARFVLGLPAGVWFKALELPDHSNLLFDIRHVLLYDGSMKLESRLQKAKQALVTRDWVRMKFSGGGLLGLAASGPLYELSLDTARPVYVDAGCLVAFPEDASMRLSVYGNTLASQRMNYQWEMTGKGKVLIQPSPHDRVFTEGMRQDSLLRRMLREVLPFGGVFIK; the protein is encoded by the coding sequence ATGAACATACAGACAGAGACCCGCACACGGACGCTTATTCCTTCGCTCGCGCCGCAAGCCTCGGCAGCGGAAGCTGGAGCAGAGGGTCAGGCCGCTGTCGTCGAGCTCGCCGAGGGAGAGACGGCGCATGTTCTCCATCCGAGCCGCATTATCGCCTTTGAGGGAGAGTCTCGGGCGAGAGAGGATCGCTTTTTGAACCTGTCAGGCATGTATCGGAAGAAGAGCTGGGTGGAGTCGCGTATTACGGGTGAGGCGCGATTCGTGCTCGGACTGCCAGCTGGCGTCTGGTTCAAGGCGCTGGAGCTGCCGGATCACAGCAATCTGCTCTTCGATATTAGGCACGTGCTGCTATATGATGGAAGTATGAAGCTGGAGAGTCGGCTGCAGAAGGCGAAGCAGGCGCTCGTCACCCGGGATTGGGTGCGGATGAAGTTCTCAGGCGGCGGCCTGCTCGGGCTGGCTGCATCTGGACCGCTGTATGAGCTGTCGCTCGACACTGCCCGTCCGGTCTATGTGGATGCGGGGTGTCTCGTCGCCTTCCCGGAGGATGCGAGCATGCGGCTTAGCGTGTATGGGAACACGCTCGCCAGTCAGCGAATGAACTACCAGTGGGAGATGACAGGTAAGGGCAAGGTGCTCATCCAGCCGTCACCGCACGATCGGGTATTTACAGAGGGGATGCGACAGGACTCCTTGCTGCGCCGAATGCTGCGAGAGGTGCTGCCGTTCGGTGGCGTATTTATTAAATAA
- a CDS encoding DUF2935 domain-containing protein: MHDSSELSVWEEHLFWLGILQDHAIFVRDWLPTTQTSYVQAAAHYVDAFEQHLQQLGQLDSSLSFQDEQMIRLARSIWSTAYGYFQFEGTIQRLRIENVLTINLSPTYFNGTLNENEEYLRLLRAYVQGAAPEPLPLWSLLDLWLEDQLGHAALLRNISDPIELGIIKQAERYISIFQAFIVQNHHIRGYLRFAAPGMPRQRLLAVEVGRAALEMNAFIVEVIGQYKESEYLSRTTLRFLQHHLPETCYFVRKLSAYAPELAQTAATCSVQRPPV, encoded by the coding sequence ATGCACGATTCATCGGAGCTGTCCGTATGGGAGGAGCATCTGTTCTGGCTTGGCATCCTGCAGGATCATGCCATCTTCGTCAGAGACTGGCTTCCCACCACGCAGACGTCGTATGTACAAGCGGCTGCCCATTATGTCGACGCGTTTGAGCAACACTTGCAGCAGCTAGGCCAGCTGGATTCATCGCTATCGTTTCAAGACGAGCAGATGATCAGGCTGGCCCGTTCCATTTGGAGCACGGCTTACGGGTATTTTCAATTCGAGGGAACGATTCAGCGGCTGCGTATTGAGAATGTGCTGACGATTAATTTGAGCCCGACATATTTCAATGGAACGTTGAACGAGAATGAGGAGTATCTAAGGCTGCTGCGGGCGTATGTGCAGGGGGCTGCTCCCGAGCCGCTTCCGCTGTGGTCGCTGCTTGATCTGTGGCTCGAGGACCAGCTCGGACATGCGGCGCTGCTGCGCAACATCTCCGATCCGATTGAACTAGGCATCATCAAGCAGGCGGAGCGGTACATCAGCATATTCCAAGCCTTCATTGTGCAAAATCACCACATCCGCGGCTACCTGCGGTTCGCGGCTCCCGGCATGCCTCGTCAGCGCCTGCTTGCCGTAGAGGTGGGGCGTGCAGCGCTGGAGATGAACGCGTTCATTGTAGAGGTCATCGGTCAATACAAGGAGTCCGAGTACTTGTCACGCACGACGCTGCGCTTCCTGCAGCACCACCTGCCGGAGACGTGCTACTTCGTGCGCAAGCTCAGCGCCTATGCGCCGGAGCTTGCACAGACGGCTGCGACATGCTCAGTGCAGCGGCCCCCTGTGTGA